A stretch of DNA from Mucilaginibacter daejeonensis:
CCTGCGACAGCATGTGCACCTCATCGATGATATACACCTTGAATTTGCCTGCCTGCGGGGGTATACGCACCTGCTCGATCAGGCTCCGTATATCATCTACCGAGTTGTTGGATGCAGCGTCCAACTCATGTACGTTAAAGGAAGTACCTTGCTGAAAAGCACGGCACGGATCGCACTCGCCGCAAGCCTCGCCATTGGGCTGCAGGTTGGTGCAGTTAATGGTTTTGGCCAGGATACGCGCGCATGTGGTTTTGCCCACCCCACGTGGCCCGCAGAATAAAAATGCCTGCGCCAGCTGACTGTTCTTGATCGCGTTCTTCAAAGTATTGGTCACATGTTGCTGACCTACAACGCTTTCAAAAGTTACCGGGCGGTACTTACGGGCCGAAACTATAAAATTATCCACAGCCACTAAGTTACGCAAATTTGCCGAAAGGCTAAAGGGGAAAGAACGCTTAGACGTGAGGTCAAGCGCGCAAGCTCAAATAGCTCAGCTGAACTATTTGGCGTAAAAGTTGTACTTTTACCTATATAAAGTGACCATTAATTATGCGATTCTCTGACCTTGACCTCAGCAAAAGCTACACCTACGCCGACTACTTAAAATGGCAGTTCGATGAGCGACTGGAGCTGATCAAAGGCAAGATATTCAAGATGAGTCCTGCACCGAGTGTGATCCATCAACGACTGTCAGGAAGAGTATTTCTGAAGTTAGGCAATTACCTTGCGGGTAAGGCTTGCGAAGTTTTCAATGCGCCCCTTGATGTTCGCCTAACACGAACCGTTAATGATGCACAGGTCACCACAGTGCTTCAACCTGATGTTTGCGTGATCTGCGATCCCACCAAAATTGATGCCCGCGGCGCTGTTGGCGCTCCCGACATTGTGGTGGAGATACTATCGCCGGGGAATAACAATAAAGAGTTACAGACCAAGTACGATGTGTATGAAGAGGCAGGTGTACAGGAGTACTGGATCATTCACCCGTCTGAACGCACCTTTCTTAAATACACACTTGCCAATGGATCATACGTGGCCTCACGTCTGCTTACCGGGGGCGATCAAGTGACCACTCCTATCCTGCCCGGATTTGTGCTCGACCTTGAAGAAGTATTCAAAGATCTATAGGTTCATTCGATGCCTGTGATCTCTTTCACCTTATAATAACCTTTGGCAGCCGGAACATAAACCTCCATCTCCTGCCATTTGACCTTGACCTTTTTGCCTGCGTATGTACTGGTCGCGCTCTGGAAATTCTCCGACCCATCAAATTGCCTTAGCCACAGGAATGACCTTTCCTTGCCGGCAACATCGGTTATCACAACATAATTGAAGCCTTTATTCTCGATCCGTTTGATCGTCCCCTGAGTGGTGCCGATCTCGGCACCCGGATCTTTTTCTTTCTGAGCCATTTTGGTGGCTATCTTCAGGAACGATGCACAGTTAGACTTTAAGAGGTTCTTACCAATGTCGGTACCCAGCGCCTGCATTGCTCCATCATCGCTAACATCGATCTTTCGTTCTTCGGCAACGTTCATCAACAATGCACTATATTTCGAGAATGCTTCATTAAATGCGTTCTCCGCCTGCTCTTTGGTCTTTAATGATGCCACATCCACTTTATTCATCTCCAGGCACAAACTGTCGATGAGCTTTTTTTCTAATGGTCCGGAAGTTACATTGGATTGAGCTTTTAGGAGTTGGGCGCCTGCTGAAAAGATAGCGAGCAAAAGGATGATACGCTTCATGATGATAAGTTGAGTTGCGGGAGTAAATATAGAATAAAGATGCGACAACGCCCGTTAATAAGGGAAGCGCTAAGTGTATCAACGGATTATCTATTGAACACTTGCATATATCCAGATATATTTCTACATTTGCGTCCCCGTTTTGCACGGGTAATTAATTAACAAACGTATAAAATGCAACAGTACGAAACCGTCATCATTCTAACCCCGTTGTTATCTGATGAGGCTGCTAAAGAGGCGATCGCCAAATTTAGCAAGATCCTTACCGATAACGGAGCCGAGATTGTTCAAGAGGACAATTGGGGTTTGAGAAAATTAGCGTATCCGATCCAAAAGAAATCGACCGGATACTACCACCTCACCGAATTCCGCGCTCCGGGTGAATTAATTAGCAAACTGGAGATCGAATACAAACGTGATGAGCGTGTTATGCGTTTCCTGACCATTGCTTTAGATAAAAATGCTATTGCGTACAACGAGAAAAAACGCAGCGGTGCTTTCAACAAAAAACCTAAAACAGAGGAGGCAGCAGCTTA
This window harbors:
- a CDS encoding Uma2 family endonuclease, which gives rise to MRFSDLDLSKSYTYADYLKWQFDERLELIKGKIFKMSPAPSVIHQRLSGRVFLKLGNYLAGKACEVFNAPLDVRLTRTVNDAQVTTVLQPDVCVICDPTKIDARGAVGAPDIVVEILSPGNNNKELQTKYDVYEEAGVQEYWIIHPSERTFLKYTLANGSYVASRLLTGGDQVTTPILPGFVLDLEEVFKDL
- the rpsF gene encoding 30S ribosomal protein S6, producing the protein MQQYETVIILTPLLSDEAAKEAIAKFSKILTDNGAEIVQEDNWGLRKLAYPIQKKSTGYYHLTEFRAPGELISKLEIEYKRDERVMRFLTIALDKNAIAYNEKKRSGAFNKKPKTEEAAA